DNA sequence from the bacterium genome:
GTCATACGGGAACGCTGAAAACTCGATGGTTTCTCCGGTGAGGATACTGGCCGAGGTGGGGTCGATCGCAATCGAATTGAGCACCGGATCGCCATTTCTGGAAACGACGGTTACTGTGGCCTCACCGGTAACGCCCTGAGTGGTGGCATATACGGTTCCCGTTCCCGGAGTAGTAGCTCTGAAAAGACCGTTATGCTTGATTGTACCGACATTTCCCGTTACCGACCATGTAAAGTAAGCCGGCACCATCATGCCATCGGCGTTGCGGGCGATGGCGAAGAAGATGGCATTTCTGCCTACGGGTACAACAGCCTTATAGGAGAATACGGTAACGGAAGCAACCGTGAAGTCATGATATGCAGATACGGGAGCACTGAGAAGTAGTGAAAAACACATGAAGGCGATAATGTGTTTGAATATTTTTTTTCGTAATGACATCGTAATTTTTATCAGTTTATAAGAGTTTTTTTTATAGTACCAGAAAAATACTCACAGATAATTGAAGAAAGATAAAGAAAAACGAAAAAAAGCTAATTATTATTTATATTATAACAATAATATGGATTTTCATTGAACTATCAAATTTTATTCGATTTATGAGTGTATTTCAGAAAGGTAAAACTTTATAATCCCCCATGCGCTTCTCTTATACATTATATAAAATATAGTGACTCGGGAAATCGGTTGTGATAAAAGTCACAAAAACCTAAAATATATGTTTATTATTTTTAAAGAGTTGAAATGAGAAAACTTTTTGATGTTTTGTGAGGAAGAAAAATCATTGATGTTTTATTATCGCGGGTGCATTTTTAAAAAAAGAGGCGATATAAAGTATGCATTTCTTTCAGTTCTTACCCTTGATCATAGGTACGAATCTCACAGGCAGTACATCGATTGTTGTCAGACGGCCGGATTTTTTTACCCCTTTGATGAGATTCTGAACGCCGCCGGCCGATCCGACCGGAATAATCATTCTACCGCCTTCTTTGAGCTGCTCGACAAGAGCAGGGGGGATATCTTCCGGTGCGCAGGTCACTATGATGGCATCAAACGGGGCTTTTTCGGGCCAGCCCTTGAAACCGTCCCCGATCTTCACAGTGATGTCGGTATAACCGAGCTCTTCAAGAAGTGTTCGTGCTCTTTCGCCCAGTTCAGGGATGAGTTCGATGGTGTATACTTCGTCGACTATTTCACCAAGTATCGCCGCCTGGTAACCCGAGCCTGTTCCGATTTCAAGAACACGGTCGCTCTTCCTGAGCTCGAGCACTTCAGTCATAAAAGCCACAATATAGGGTTGCGATATGGTCTGGCCTTCACCGATCGGGAGCGGGCAGTCGTTATATGACTGAGAACGGCAGGAAGGAGGAACGAACAGGTGCCGGGGAACTTTCATCATGGCTTTGAGTACCCGTGAATCCCGTATCCCCCGTGCCTTGATCTGGTTGTTGACCATGCGCTCGCGTTCGACGGCATATTCCTCGTTCTTTCCGGCGCATACCAGTAGCGGCAGGGCGGGGACAGCCGCCAGAAATATGAAACTGAGAATCCGTACCACCATAAACCATACTCCCAAATCATGATTAGTGCCTTCAGGCTATACCTCCACATCACAACATTCAGATTAATGAGCTTTTGGGTGCAAGTCAAGCATTAAATATTTTCTCGCGATATTCACGGAACGGTTCTTCCGATGCAGGCAGCATGCGGTGTTTTCAAAGAGCAAACTGTATGGTTACTCCCAGAGGATTTTCGCGGGGATTCATGAGCCATGTGGTAGTCATGGAAACAACATTGTACCAGAAATGAGCCGCGATGGCTTTATCGAGACGGTACCGGTCATGCTGGACACTATAACCGAAGGCGAAACCCGCTGCGGTTGCCTGGGTGACGAAGTACAGCGGCCGGTCGATATCCTGGTTGAACAGGTGCAGACTCCCGAAAACCACCGATGAGACGATGAGCCCTGTTCGTTTCCCGTAACGGTAATCGAGCGATGGCAGAAGTATTCCCCTGAAGAGCATCTCTTCCGAAAGCGCCGCGCCCATGCTGAGGCCGACCGCCGATGTTTCATACCAGAATGTGCCCCTGCCGCGACTCATGCCGGCACCGTACATGCGGACTCTTTTCATGTCCCGCCATGACTCCGTGTGGTGGGGATATGCCACGATACCATCGATGACACCGAGCGCCGCCATTGTCAGTACGAACGGTGAAAAGGCAACGCCGGGCCTGAACGGTGCTGTCACGAGCGAT
Encoded proteins:
- a CDS encoding protein-L-isoaspartate(D-aspartate) O-methyltransferase; translated protein: MVVRILSFIFLAAVPALPLLVCAGKNEEYAVERERMVNNQIKARGIRDSRVLKAMMKVPRHLFVPPSCRSQSYNDCPLPIGEGQTISQPYIVAFMTEVLELRKSDRVLEIGTGSGYQAAILGEIVDEVYTIELIPELGERARTLLEELGYTDITVKIGDGFKGWPEKAPFDAIIVTCAPEDIPPALVEQLKEGGRMIIPVGSAGGVQNLIKGVKKSGRLTTIDVLPVRFVPMIKGKN
- a CDS encoding CPBP family intramembrane metalloprotease, encoding MKNPLNSKIITVVVLSGIVLYCTLSDICLSDDTSSSRSAEHVPLVLEFLPGGTHFYHGDTAKGVLFLTAELSLLGAGFAAHDRTVSELNVPLLIAGQLYTIDKCEYSREQLAELLRKGNHGNRGALPDTTPLISLVTAPFRPGVAFSPFVLTMAALGVIDGIVAYPHHTESWRDMKRVRMYGAGMSRGRGTFWYETSAVGLSMGAALSEEMLFRGILLPSLDYRYGKRTGLIVSSVVFGSLHLFNQDIDRPLYFVTQATAAGFAFGYSVQHDRYRLDKAIAAHFWYNVVSMTTTWLMNPRENPLGVTIQFAL